Proteins encoded within one genomic window of Thermodesulfobacteriota bacterium:
- a CDS encoding LysM peptidoglycan-binding domain-containing M23 family metallopeptidase: PRPPLSWMKPLLAGALVLFLAYGCATPRQGIYLKREGVYHKVERGQTLWRICYTYGVDIQEVAELNDIKDPTFIKVGQRIFIPGRSKVKKVIPYIPPEETKRHYKKVTTYKGKFAWPVKGKLISPYGMRGGDMHKGIDIKAPKGTPIKASAAGKVVHSDNKMRGYGNMVIVKHPDDFFTVYAHNDKNLVKVGDSVKKGATIARVGDTGRASTYHLHFEVRVEKKTRNPLFFLP; this comes from the coding sequence CCTCGCCCCCCTCTCTCGTGGATGAAGCCCCTTCTTGCCGGGGCCCTCGTACTTTTCCTCGCTTACGGCTGCGCCACCCCCAGGCAAGGGATATACCTCAAGAGGGAAGGGGTATACCATAAGGTCGAGCGCGGACAGACGCTCTGGAGGATATGCTACACCTACGGGGTGGACATCCAGGAGGTCGCCGAGCTAAACGACATAAAGGACCCGACCTTCATAAAGGTCGGCCAGAGGATATTCATCCCCGGCAGGAGCAAGGTCAAAAAAGTCATCCCCTACATACCCCCGGAAGAGACCAAGAGACACTACAAGAAGGTCACAACGTACAAGGGCAAGTTCGCCTGGCCGGTGAAGGGGAAGCTCATCTCCCCCTACGGCATGAGGGGCGGGGACATGCACAAGGGGATAGACATAAAGGCGCCTAAGGGCACGCCCATAAAGGCCTCTGCCGCCGGCAAGGTCGTGCACTCGGACAACAAGATGAGGGGCTACGGTAACATGGTGATAGTAAAGCACCCGGACGACTTCTTTACCGTGTACGCCCACAACGACAAGAACCTCGTCAAGGTCGGCGATTCGGTCAAGAAAGGCGCGACCATCGCCCGGGTCGGGGATACGGGGCGGGCCTCGACATACCACCTTCACTTCGAGGTAAGGGTGGAGAAGAAGACCCGTAACCCGCTTTTTTTCTTGCCCTGA
- a CDS encoding RNA polymerase sigma factor RpoD/SigA has product MEKMPRKIRARGNKSRTARDEGLRKMPEKGAGTTSDSVGAYFRGIRNYPLLSPADERRLAASIAEGDKGARERMIEANLRLVVSIAKRHRHRGVPFQDLIEEGNIGLIKAVERFEGSRGCRFSTYATYWIKQAVERAVLNQCRTVRLPIHVTNDVYRMGKVSRQFQAERKREPSTTELAGMMGVSGRYVKKLSMVARKGCSLDASLNRGGNDGGGGTDRTGQTLLDRLKDENLAEPFDAIDAEQRNSQVRRWLHMLDDTEGSVLRLRFGLDGEPRTFEQIGQLFGVTRERIRQIEVRALAKLKTIIERNDITSSESI; this is encoded by the coding sequence ATGGAAAAAATGCCGAGAAAGATCAGGGCCAGAGGAAATAAAAGCCGTACCGCAAGGGACGAAGGGCTTCGGAAGATGCCGGAGAAGGGGGCCGGGACGACTTCCGACTCCGTGGGGGCGTACTTCAGGGGCATAAGGAACTATCCGCTCCTTTCCCCCGCAGATGAGAGGCGGCTTGCCGCGTCTATCGCCGAAGGGGATAAAGGGGCCCGCGAGCGGATGATAGAGGCCAACCTGCGGCTGGTGGTAAGCATAGCGAAGCGCCACAGGCACAGGGGGGTCCCGTTCCAGGACCTTATAGAAGAGGGCAATATCGGCCTTATAAAGGCCGTAGAGCGCTTCGAGGGCAGCAGGGGGTGCAGGTTTTCCACTTACGCCACCTATTGGATAAAGCAGGCGGTGGAGAGGGCCGTGCTGAACCAGTGCAGGACCGTAAGGCTCCCTATCCACGTAACCAACGACGTATACCGCATGGGCAAGGTCTCAAGGCAGTTCCAGGCCGAGCGCAAGCGTGAGCCGAGTACGACCGAACTAGCCGGCATGATGGGGGTCAGCGGCAGGTACGTAAAGAAGCTCTCCATGGTCGCGAGAAAAGGTTGCTCGCTGGACGCATCCCTGAACCGGGGCGGCAACGATGGTGGAGGGGGGACCGATAGGACCGGGCAGACGCTCCTCGACAGGCTCAAGGACGAAAACCTGGCCGAGCCCTTCGATGCCATAGACGCGGAGCAGAGGAACAGCCAGGTACGCCGGTGGCTGCACATGCTCGACGATACCGAGGGCTCCGTCTTAAGGCTCAGGTTCGGCCTCGACGGCGAGCCCCGGACCTTCGAGCAGATAGGGCAGCTCTTCGGGGTCACCAGAGAGAGGATACGGCAGATAGAGGTGAGGGCGCTCGCCAAGCTCAAGACGATTATAGAGCGTAACGACATCACCTCGTCCGAATCGATATAG